Proteins encoded together in one Roseibacterium elongatum DSM 19469 window:
- a CDS encoding cysteine-rich small domain-containing protein yields MQPKDMTKNEAFKGFTNTSCPFLPCHKGVQREFNCLFCYCPLIAYECPGPYEVFTDKNGVTRKDCSACTLPHDGYHQSWNFVQRWLEYPVPWSGNPQTEPPTRRPKPHGDDDLEG; encoded by the coding sequence ATGCAACCCAAGGACATGACCAAGAACGAGGCGTTCAAGGGCTTCACCAACACGTCCTGCCCGTTTCTGCCCTGCCACAAGGGCGTGCAGCGTGAGTTCAACTGCCTGTTCTGCTATTGCCCGCTGATCGCCTATGAATGCCCCGGCCCGTACGAGGTTTTCACCGACAAGAACGGTGTGACGCGCAAGGATTGCTCGGCCTGCACGCTGCCGCATGACGGCTATCACCAATCGTGGAATTTCGTGCAGCGTTGGCTGGAATACCCCGTGCCGTGGTCGGGCAACCCGCAGACCGAGCCACCGACACGCCGCCCCAAGCCGCACGGTGACGACGACCTCGAAGGCTGA
- a CDS encoding cobyrinate a,c-diamide synthase, which yields MPPQALAEDLRHAPPPGLVIAAPASGIGKTTVTLGLLRALRDDGMTVQAFKNGPDYIDPGFHTAAGTRPSYNLDLWAMDAPLVDAVLSAAAGADLVLSEGAMGLYDGSAAPGVAGRGSSAEVATRFGWPAVLVLDVAGQAQTAAAIAYGLARHPDAPPLAGVILNHVAGARHEMMIREEMARLGITVFGALPRRSDLALPSRHLGLVQAEEQPDLELVLSRLGAFLRDHVDLAGLVATARSGGAQGAGAWPAPPAQRIAFARDAAFSFAYPHLIEGWRRAGAEILPFSPLADEAPDPSADLVWLPGGYPELHAGRLAACDTFRAGVTRFAQTRPVHGECGGYMVLGEALIDAQGVRHRMLGLLRHATSFRQRRLHLGYRRAELVAPIPGQAPGARLFGHEFHYATLLDPRDAPLARIRDAQGNPVPETGSARGTVTGSFFHLIAAAA from the coding sequence ATGCCGCCGCAGGCCCTGGCGGAGGATTTGCGCCACGCCCCACCGCCGGGGCTGGTGATCGCGGCGCCCGCGTCGGGGATCGGGAAAACCACCGTGACGCTAGGGCTGTTGCGGGCGCTGCGCGACGACGGGATGACGGTGCAAGCCTTCAAGAACGGCCCGGATTACATCGACCCGGGCTTTCATACCGCCGCGGGCACGCGCCCGTCCTACAATCTCGACCTCTGGGCGATGGACGCGCCGCTGGTCGACGCGGTGCTGAGTGCGGCCGCCGGGGCCGATCTGGTGCTGTCCGAGGGCGCGATGGGCCTGTACGATGGCAGCGCTGCACCGGGTGTTGCCGGGCGCGGATCAAGCGCCGAGGTGGCCACGCGGTTCGGATGGCCGGCCGTGCTGGTCCTGGATGTCGCGGGCCAGGCGCAGACGGCGGCGGCCATTGCCTACGGGCTGGCCCGCCACCCCGACGCGCCGCCACTGGCCGGGGTGATCCTCAACCATGTCGCCGGCGCCCGGCACGAGATGATGATCCGCGAGGAAATGGCGCGGCTCGGCATCACCGTGTTCGGCGCGCTGCCCCGACGCAGCGACCTTGCACTGCCGTCGCGGCATCTGGGCCTGGTGCAGGCCGAGGAACAGCCCGACCTCGAGCTGGTGCTGTCGCGCCTGGGGGCCTTTCTGCGCGACCATGTCGATCTCGCCGGCCTGGTGGCCACCGCCCGGTCGGGCGGCGCGCAGGGCGCTGGGGCCTGGCCCGCGCCGCCGGCCCAAAGGATCGCCTTCGCGCGGGATGCCGCCTTCTCCTTTGCCTATCCCCACCTGATCGAGGGATGGCGCCGGGCGGGGGCCGAAATCCTGCCGTTTTCGCCCCTGGCCGACGAGGCGCCCGACCCCTCGGCCGATCTCGTCTGGCTGCCCGGCGGCTACCCCGAACTTCACGCCGGGCGGCTGGCCGCCTGCGATACGTTCCGCGCGGGCGTGACCCGATTTGCCCAGACGCGCCCCGTCCACGGGGAATGCGGCGGCTACATGGTGCTGGGCGAGGCGCTGATCGATGCACAGGGCGTGCGCCACCGGATGCTGGGGCTTTTGCGCCATGCTACCAGCTTTCGCCAGCGGCGCCTGCATCTGGGCTATCGCCGCGCCGAACTGGTCGCCCCGATACCGGGTCAGGCGCCGGGCGCGCGGCTGTTCGGGCATGAGTTTCACTATGCCACCCTGCTCGATCCGCGCGATGCGCCGCTGGCGCGGATCCGCGATGCGCAAGGCAACCCGGTGCCCGAAACCGGCTCGGCGCGTGGTACGGTCACCGGAAGTTTCTTCCATCTGATCGCGGCTGCGGCCTGA
- a CDS encoding SDR family NAD(P)-dependent oxidoreductase → MADRIAITGAAGGIGRVTAKTLRSAGYDVLLIDRPGPALDDLAAPLDSPVVPLEAAGVEAARAALATVDGPIYGLVHLAGVMPPDPDLADTPEIWQRAMADNLSNAYDFATAMEERLPPGRMGRMVFASSVAFRRGAGDYVAYSAAKAGLVGMTRALARRLRRRATVNAIAPGVIMTDMSVPLITEAKDRLISEIPLGRFGAAEEVAPAIRFLLGWEAGYITGQTLNIDGGMSMN, encoded by the coding sequence ATGGCGGATCGCATCGCAATCACGGGCGCAGCGGGTGGAATCGGACGTGTCACCGCCAAGACCCTGCGCTCGGCCGGGTATGACGTTTTGCTCATCGACAGGCCGGGGCCCGCGCTCGACGATCTTGCCGCGCCGCTGGACTCGCCGGTCGTGCCGCTCGAGGCCGCCGGGGTCGAGGCCGCTCGCGCCGCGCTGGCCACGGTCGACGGGCCGATCTACGGGCTGGTCCATCTGGCCGGGGTAATGCCCCCCGATCCCGATCTCGCCGACACGCCCGAGATCTGGCAGCGCGCGATGGCCGACAACCTGTCGAACGCCTACGACTTTGCCACCGCGATGGAAGAGCGTCTTCCCCCCGGCCGGATGGGGCGCATGGTGTTCGCCTCGTCGGTGGCGTTTCGGCGCGGAGCAGGGGATTACGTCGCCTATTCGGCGGCCAAGGCCGGCCTGGTCGGGATGACCCGCGCCCTGGCGCGGCGCCTGCGCCGGCGCGCGACCGTCAACGCAATCGCGCCGGGCGTCATCATGACCGACATGTCGGTGCCGTTGATCACCGAGGCCAAGGATCGCCTGATCTCCGAAATCCCGCTGGGTCGGTTCGGCGCCGCCGAAGAGGTCGCGCCCGCGATTCGCTTTCTGCTGGGCTGGGAGGCCGGCTATATTACCGGCCAGACCCTCAATATCGACGGCGGCATGTCTATGAATTGA
- the bchE gene encoding magnesium-protoporphyrin IX monomethyl ester anaerobic oxidative cyclase: MRIVLIHPNYHSGGAEIAGKWSPAWVAYLAGFLKSGGYTDIRFIDAMTDDLTEDQLRAELAKEDHIDVIGCTAMTPSIYKAERALEIAKEMHPEAVCLLGGIHGTFMYNQVLKEAPWIDAVVRGEGEAVMLNLVESVHAGRWPNDRGQISGIAYREGDKVIATKPEPPIKNVDSIVADWSVLDWPKYIYIPLNVRVATPTMSRGCPFTCSFCSQWKFWRDYRVRDPKLVVDEIEHLMKEHKVGFFILADEEPTINKKAFVAFCQELIDRDLGIHWGINTRVSDILRDEEDLPFYRKAGLIHISLGTEAAAQLNLDLFNKETSVAENKKAIRLLRENGIVTEAQFIMGIDSETPETINETYEMVMDWGADMANWSMFTPWPYSDLYREMEDKVEVFDFEKYNFVTPIMKPKNMDRGELLDAVMNNYRRFYMRRSLFHYPWQKDPLKRRYLLGCLKAFIKSALERKFYDLGKFGYWGPQTIKKLKWNFDSTKKLDEKVDFGDVNAWKARTKRKEEEAEARMKAAEEGLGLSNGAAKAPANGAVKRPLSEDERAEVVADLRAREKALAAAACGGGGDQQMSEEDMDAALSRVHAATANPSQVAGNPQMDEEEQEAALR; encoded by the coding sequence ATGCGCATTGTCCTGATTCATCCGAACTATCATTCCGGCGGCGCCGAGATCGCCGGGAAATGGTCGCCCGCCTGGGTCGCCTACCTTGCGGGGTTCCTGAAATCGGGTGGGTATACCGACATCCGCTTCATCGATGCGATGACCGACGACCTGACCGAGGATCAACTCCGCGCCGAACTGGCCAAGGAAGATCATATCGACGTCATCGGCTGCACCGCCATGACGCCCTCGATCTACAAGGCCGAGCGCGCGCTCGAGATCGCCAAGGAAATGCACCCCGAGGCGGTGTGCTTGCTGGGCGGTATCCACGGCACCTTCATGTACAACCAGGTGCTGAAAGAGGCCCCCTGGATCGACGCCGTGGTCCGCGGCGAGGGCGAAGCGGTCATGCTGAACCTGGTCGAGTCGGTCCATGCCGGGCGCTGGCCCAACGATCGCGGGCAGATCAGCGGCATCGCCTATCGCGAGGGCGACAAGGTGATCGCGACCAAACCCGAACCGCCGATCAAGAATGTCGATTCGATCGTGGCCGACTGGTCGGTGCTGGACTGGCCGAAATACATCTACATCCCGCTGAACGTGCGCGTCGCGACGCCGACGATGTCGCGTGGCTGCCCCTTTACCTGTTCCTTCTGCTCGCAGTGGAAATTCTGGCGCGACTACCGCGTGCGCGACCCCAAGCTGGTGGTCGACGAGATCGAGCACCTGATGAAAGAGCACAAGGTGGGCTTTTTCATCCTCGCCGACGAGGAGCCGACCATCAACAAGAAGGCTTTCGTCGCCTTCTGCCAGGAATTGATCGACCGCGATCTGGGTATTCACTGGGGCATCAACACCCGCGTGTCCGACATCCTGCGCGATGAAGAGGATCTGCCCTTCTACCGCAAGGCCGGCCTGATCCACATCTCGCTGGGCACCGAGGCGGCGGCACAGCTGAATCTCGACCTGTTCAACAAGGAAACCTCGGTCGCCGAGAACAAGAAGGCGATCCGTTTGCTGCGCGAGAACGGCATTGTCACCGAGGCCCAGTTCATCATGGGCATCGACAGCGAAACCCCCGAGACCATCAACGAGACCTACGAAATGGTCATGGACTGGGGTGCCGACATGGCCAACTGGTCGATGTTCACGCCCTGGCCCTATTCCGACCTCTACCGCGAGATGGAGGACAAGGTCGAAGTCTTCGATTTCGAGAAATACAACTTCGTCACGCCGATCATGAAGCCCAAGAACATGGACCGGGGCGAGTTGCTGGACGCGGTGATGAACAACTATCGCCGATTCTACATGCGCCGGTCGCTGTTCCACTATCCGTGGCAGAAGGATCCGCTGAAGCGGCGCTACCTGCTGGGCTGCCTCAAGGCCTTCATCAAGAGTGCGCTGGAACGCAAGTTCTATGACTTGGGCAAGTTCGGCTACTGGGGGCCGCAGACCATCAAGAAGCTCAAGTGGAATTTCGACAGCACCAAGAAGCTGGATGAAAAGGTCGATTTCGGCGACGTGAACGCCTGGAAGGCGCGCACCAAGCGCAAGGAAGAAGAAGCCGAGGCGCGCATGAAGGCCGCCGAGGAAGGTCTGGGCCTGAGCAATGGCGCGGCCAAGGCCCCGGCCAATGGTGCGGTCAAGCGGCCCCTGTCCGAGGACGAGCGTGCCGAGGTGGTGGCCGATCTGCGGGCCCGAGAGAAAGCCCTGGCCGCAGCGGCCTGTGGCGGCGGCGGCGATCAGCAGATGTCCGAGGAAGATATGGACGCCGCACTGTCACGTGTCCATGCCGCCACGGCCAATCCCAGCCAGGTGGCCGGCAACCCGCAAATGGACGAAGAAGAACAGGAAGCCGCGCTGCGCTGA
- a CDS encoding cob(I)yrinic acid a,c-diamide adenosyltransferase gives MTTETPSTSPTLVVTRTGDAGETDIGTGRVLKSAPRIEAYGTVDEANAVIGVLRTAARDDSELDGWLREIQTDLLNIGTDLHMAGEANEAQRFKSAPTERIEGLLESLNASQPPLTSFVLPTGVNAAGAYAHLARTVVRRAERRVVALSQVEAVNPEVQTYLNRLADFLFVVSRALNEHGTKDDVWAS, from the coding sequence ATGACCACCGAGACCCCATCGACATCTCCAACTCTCGTGGTCACCCGAACGGGCGACGCCGGCGAAACGGATATCGGCACGGGCCGTGTGCTCAAATCCGCGCCGCGGATCGAAGCCTACGGCACGGTCGACGAGGCCAATGCCGTGATCGGCGTTCTGCGCACCGCCGCACGCGATGACAGCGAGCTTGACGGGTGGCTTCGCGAAATCCAGACCGATCTGCTCAATATCGGGACCGACCTTCACATGGCGGGAGAGGCCAACGAGGCACAGCGGTTCAAATCCGCGCCCACCGAACGGATCGAAGGTCTGCTGGAATCCCTCAACGCGAGCCAGCCGCCGCTGACGAGTTTCGTTCTGCCGACCGGGGTAAATGCCGCCGGGGCCTACGCCCATCTCGCGCGGACCGTTGTGCGCCGAGCCGAGCGCCGCGTCGTCGCGCTGTCGCAGGTGGAGGCGGTAAATCCTGAGGTGCAGACCTATCTCAACCGCCTCGCGGATTTCCTGTTCGTGGTCAGTCGAGCGCTGAACGAGCATGGCACCAAGGACGACGTCTGGGCGTCGTGA
- a CDS encoding cobyric acid synthase, translating into MLTPAPPRRGPALMIQGTSSDVGKSLLVAGLCRAYARRGLTVAPFKAQNMSNNAAVAADGDLPPGPDGTVRRGEIGRAQALQARAAGRAPSIHMNPILLKPQAMVGSQVVLRGRALGNWPARHYHKLKPALMPAVIDSYNRTAAEADLVLVEGAGAATETHLRRSDIANMRFAEAVDLPVVLLTDNDRGGALAAMVGSWLLHTEAERDRIVGYLVNKFRGYFSLYEPACRTITETTGWPFLGVARWFDGAALLPAEDALALERPGRSEGGALKVAVPQIDRVANFDDLDPLSSEPGVDLIWVKPGQTIPADADVVLLPGSKTTRPALEALRRQGWDIDILAHVRRGGRVVGICAGYQMLGRMVRDPDGIEGAPGETEGLGLLDLETTITDDKRLIEIDTVDTISGARITGYEMHMGRTVGPGLAQPWLRLDGQDEGAVSADGRVMGGYVHGLFGAADYRDHWLTALGGRASGRDHEAQIETTLDALADQLETDMDLDALLALAR; encoded by the coding sequence ATGCTGACCCCCGCGCCGCCGCGACGGGGCCCCGCCCTGATGATCCAGGGCACAAGCTCGGACGTGGGCAAGAGCCTGCTGGTCGCGGGCCTGTGCCGGGCCTATGCGCGCCGGGGCCTGACGGTCGCGCCGTTCAAGGCGCAGAACATGTCGAACAATGCCGCCGTTGCCGCCGATGGCGACCTTCCGCCCGGACCCGACGGCACGGTGCGCCGCGGCGAGATCGGTCGCGCGCAGGCCCTGCAGGCGCGCGCAGCGGGGCGCGCGCCCTCGATCCACATGAACCCGATCCTGCTGAAACCGCAGGCGATGGTGGGCTCGCAGGTGGTGCTGCGGGGCCGGGCGCTGGGCAACTGGCCCGCGCGGCATTACCACAAGCTCAAGCCGGCGCTGATGCCTGCGGTGATCGACAGCTACAACCGCACCGCGGCCGAGGCGGATCTGGTCCTCGTCGAAGGTGCCGGCGCCGCGACCGAGACGCATCTGCGTCGTTCCGACATCGCCAATATGCGCTTTGCCGAGGCGGTCGACCTGCCCGTGGTGCTGTTGACCGACAATGACCGGGGCGGTGCGCTGGCCGCCATGGTCGGCAGTTGGCTGTTGCATACCGAGGCGGAGCGCGATCGGATCGTGGGCTACCTGGTGAACAAGTTCCGGGGTTATTTCTCGCTCTACGAACCGGCCTGTCGCACCATCACCGAAACGACCGGCTGGCCGTTTCTGGGGGTGGCGCGCTGGTTCGACGGCGCTGCCCTGCTGCCCGCCGAGGACGCGCTGGCGCTGGAACGGCCCGGCCGGTCCGAAGGCGGGGCGCTTAAGGTCGCCGTGCCCCAGATCGACCGGGTCGCCAATTTCGACGATCTCGATCCCCTGTCCTCCGAGCCGGGGGTCGACCTGATCTGGGTGAAACCCGGCCAGACGATCCCCGCCGACGCCGATGTCGTGCTGCTGCCCGGATCGAAGACGACGCGCCCCGCGCTCGAGGCGCTGCGCCGGCAAGGCTGGGACATCGACATCCTCGCCCATGTGCGCCGGGGCGGCCGGGTCGTGGGCATTTGCGCGGGCTACCAGATGCTGGGCCGGATGGTGCGCGACCCGGACGGCATCGAGGGCGCGCCCGGCGAGACCGAGGGGTTGGGCCTGCTCGATCTCGAGACCACGATCACCGATGACAAGCGTCTGATCGAGATCGATACCGTCGACACGATCAGCGGCGCGCGCATCACCGGCTATGAAATGCACATGGGCCGGACCGTGGGCCCCGGCCTGGCACAGCCATGGCTCAGGCTCGACGGGCAGGACGAAGGGGCCGTGTCCGCCGACGGGCGTGTCATGGGGGGCTATGTCCATGGCCTGTTCGGGGCGGCCGACTATCGCGATCATTGGCTGACGGCGTTGGGGGGGCGGGCCTCGGGGCGCGATCACGAGGCACAGATCGAGACGACGCTCGATGCGCTGGCCGATCAACTGGAAACGGATATGGATCTCGACGCGCTGCTGGCGCTGGCGCGATGA
- a CDS encoding cobyric acid synthase produces the protein MTGRRLMVLGTGSDVGKSLLVAGLCRAYARRGLTVAPFKAQNMSNNAAVTADGGEIGRAQALQARAARVPLSVHMNPVLLKPETDIDAQVVVQGRVMGRYSASAYQRLKPQLRATVRDSLDQLSARHDLVLVEGAGCAAERYLRAQDISNMGLAEAADLPAILLGDESRGGVTAASIGHHRLWSAEDRARVRGVLVNKFRGDPSIFAPAAADILSETGWPVLGLLRWSEAARALPEEDSLGYGRKTGAGGGLVIAVPQLSRMANFDDLDPLLAEPDVDLRWIRPGQPLPGDADVVLLLGSKTTRPALEAFRAEGWDIDLRAHLRRGGRVAGLCAGFQMLGRVVRDPDGIEGAAGETPGLGLLEIDTTLTADKRLVEIDARDGVSGARVTGYEMHMGRTDGPGLGKPWLTLDGRGEGAVSRDGQVAGCYLHGLFASDAFRGHWLGQMGGQSSGEGHDARLDRALDAFAEEIAADLDLDALLSLAR, from the coding sequence ATGACCGGACGGCGTTTGATGGTGCTGGGCACCGGGTCCGACGTGGGCAAGAGCCTGCTGGTCGCGGGCCTGTGCCGGGCCTATGCGCGCCGGGGCCTGACGGTCGCGCCCTTCAAGGCGCAGAACATGTCGAACAACGCGGCCGTCACCGCGGATGGCGGCGAGATCGGGCGCGCGCAGGCCCTGCAGGCCCGCGCCGCGCGCGTGCCGCTCAGCGTTCATATGAACCCCGTCCTTCTGAAACCCGAAACCGATATCGATGCGCAGGTCGTGGTGCAGGGCCGGGTTATGGGGCGCTATTCCGCTAGCGCCTATCAGCGGCTGAAACCGCAGTTGCGCGCTACCGTCCGCGACAGCCTCGACCAACTGTCGGCGCGGCATGATCTGGTGCTGGTCGAGGGGGCGGGCTGCGCCGCCGAACGCTACCTGCGCGCGCAGGACATCTCGAACATGGGGCTGGCCGAGGCAGCCGATCTGCCCGCCATCCTGCTGGGCGACGAGTCGCGCGGCGGGGTGACGGCGGCGTCCATCGGGCATCATCGCCTCTGGAGCGCCGAGGATCGCGCCCGCGTGCGCGGCGTGCTCGTCAACAAGTTTCGGGGCGATCCGTCGATCTTCGCCCCGGCGGCGGCCGACATCCTGTCCGAGACCGGCTGGCCGGTGCTGGGGCTGCTGCGCTGGTCCGAGGCGGCGCGCGCGCTGCCCGAAGAGGATTCGCTGGGCTACGGGCGCAAGACAGGGGCCGGTGGGGGGCTTGTCATCGCCGTGCCCCAGCTGTCGCGGATGGCGAATTTCGACGATCTCGACCCGCTTCTGGCCGAACCCGATGTCGATCTGCGCTGGATCCGGCCGGGCCAGCCCTTGCCCGGCGACGCCGATGTGGTTCTGCTGCTTGGGTCCAAGACCACGCGCCCGGCGCTCGAGGCATTCCGCGCCGAGGGCTGGGATATCGACCTGCGCGCGCATCTGCGGCGTGGCGGCCGTGTCGCGGGGCTGTGTGCCGGGTTCCAGATGCTGGGCCGCGTGGTGCGCGACCCCGACGGGATCGAGGGCGCGGCGGGCGAGACGCCGGGCCTGGGCCTGTTGGAGATCGACACCACACTGACCGCCGACAAACGCCTGGTCGAGATCGACGCCCGCGACGGCGTCAGCGGCGCCCGCGTCACCGGCTACGAGATGCATATGGGCCGGACCGACGGGCCGGGCCTGGGCAAGCCGTGGCTCACGCTCGACGGGCGGGGCGAAGGCGCGGTGTCGCGCGATGGGCAGGTGGCGGGCTGCTACCTGCACGGCCTGTTCGCCTCGGACGCGTTTCGCGGCCATTGGCTCGGTCAGATGGGCGGGCAAAGCTCGGGCGAGGGCCATGACGCGCGCCTTGATCGGGCGCTTGATGCCTTCGCCGAGGAGATCGCGGCCGATCTCGATCTCGACGCGCTGCTGTCTCTGGCGCGGTAG
- the cobU gene encoding bifunctional adenosylcobinamide kinase/adenosylcobinamide-phosphate guanylyltransferase → MAPIILVTGGARSGKSSHAEARTRAFPGERIYLATSRVYDDEMRDRIDRHIADRGAGWTTIEEPVNLPAVLDQTDGRGPRLVDCLTLWLSNLMLDGRDWEPAAQCLIETLSRQTSPVILVSNEVGMGIVPENALARAFRDAQGWLNQRVAVIADEVQFVVAGLPLQVKGPPQL, encoded by the coding sequence TTGGCCCCGATCATTCTTGTCACCGGCGGCGCACGTTCCGGCAAGAGCAGCCATGCCGAGGCACGCACGCGCGCCTTTCCAGGCGAACGCATCTACCTTGCCACATCGCGCGTCTATGATGACGAGATGCGCGACCGCATCGACCGGCATATCGCCGATCGCGGCGCGGGCTGGACCACGATCGAAGAGCCGGTGAACCTGCCTGCGGTGCTGGACCAGACCGATGGGCGCGGGCCGCGACTGGTCGATTGCCTGACGCTGTGGCTGTCGAACCTGATGCTGGACGGCCGGGACTGGGAACCGGCGGCGCAATGCCTGATCGAGACCCTGTCGCGCCAAACCAGCCCGGTGATCCTGGTCAGTAACGAGGTCGGAATGGGCATCGTGCCCGAAAACGCCCTTGCCCGGGCCTTTCGGGATGCGCAGGGCTGGCTGAACCAGCGTGTGGCCGTCATCGCCGACGAGGTGCAATTCGTCGTCGCGGGTCTGCCCTTGCAGGTCAAGGGCCCGCCCCAGCTGTGA
- the cobT gene encoding nicotinate-nucleotide--dimethylbenzimidazole phosphoribosyltransferase, whose product MTVETPFASALQRKIDLKTKPPGSLGRIEDLAAQIATVQKTLTPRMETCQLTIFAADHGIAQEGVSAFPAEVTRQMVLNFLGGGAAANVFARSVGVDLRVVDAGVSGAPFEAEGLIDRRIAAGTASFASGPAMTDAQCAAALEAGQILGADGAWDAVAFGEMGIANTATAAALGHKLTGIELDILVGRGTGLDESGLSHKRAVLEQAAARTGDLTPAKALAEYGGFEIAMMAGAMQGAAASGRIVIVDGFIATAAALAAVRLRPETRAAMVFSHRSAEQGHAALLGALAAEPLLSLDLRLGEGTGALLAWPLLKAAAAMLNDMASFDEAGVAGPA is encoded by the coding sequence ATGACCGTCGAGACCCCCTTTGCCAGTGCCCTGCAACGCAAGATCGATCTCAAGACCAAACCCCCCGGCTCGCTGGGCCGGATCGAGGACTTGGCCGCGCAGATCGCCACGGTTCAAAAGACGCTGACCCCGCGCATGGAGACCTGCCAACTGACGATCTTCGCCGCGGATCACGGCATCGCGCAGGAGGGCGTCTCGGCCTTTCCGGCCGAGGTGACACGCCAGATGGTGCTGAACTTCCTTGGCGGCGGGGCGGCGGCCAATGTCTTTGCGCGCAGCGTCGGCGTGGACCTGCGCGTGGTCGATGCCGGGGTGTCGGGCGCCCCGTTCGAGGCCGAGGGCCTGATCGACCGGCGCATCGCGGCCGGCACGGCCAGTTTCGCCAGCGGCCCCGCGATGACGGACGCGCAGTGCGCGGCGGCGCTTGAGGCCGGACAGATCCTTGGCGCGGACGGGGCATGGGACGCGGTCGCCTTTGGCGAAATGGGCATCGCCAATACCGCCACGGCCGCAGCCCTTGGCCACAAGCTGACCGGCATCGAATTGGACATTCTGGTGGGGCGCGGCACCGGCCTTGATGAAAGCGGCCTGTCGCACAAGCGCGCCGTTCTGGAACAGGCCGCCGCCCGGACCGGCGATCTGACGCCGGCCAAGGCGCTGGCCGAGTATGGCGGGTTCGAGATCGCGATGATGGCCGGCGCCATGCAGGGCGCGGCGGCCTCGGGGCGCATCGTCATCGTGGACGGGTTCATCGCCACCGCCGCCGCGCTGGCCGCGGTCAGGCTGCGCCCCGAGACGCGCGCGGCGATGGTCTTTTCCCATCGCTCGGCCGAACAGGGCCATGCCGCGTTGCTGGGTGCCCTGGCGGCCGAGCCGCTGCTGTCGCTGGATCTGCGCCTGGGCGAGGGCACCGGCGCGCTTCTTGCCTGGCCGCTGCTCAAGGCGGCCGCGGCCATGTTGAACGACATGGCCAGTTTCGACGAGGCCGGGGTGGCCGGCCCGGCATGA
- the cobS gene encoding adenosylcobinamide-GDP ribazoletransferase translates to MTPRLAEEGQLALMATQFLTRLPLPWAPDYTPERMGRAMRYFPLVGLGIGAALALVYSLASLVFPPLVAALITVALGVRLTGALHEDGLADLADGLGGGATRARVLEIMRDSRIGTYGVVTLALVLGLKVAALAHLDGALAAATLVAAHGLSRLAALVLLLRLPYARPEGKAEFTQAGPGPGGLRLALATGALGLVGLGLVAGPWPALTAGLAATAVFLWLERLLKRRLGGQTGDALGAVQQLTETAILLGVLAWV, encoded by the coding sequence ATGACGCCCCGCCTGGCCGAGGAGGGGCAACTGGCGCTGATGGCGACACAGTTCCTCACCCGTCTGCCGCTACCCTGGGCGCCCGACTACACGCCCGAGCGGATGGGCCGTGCGATGCGATACTTCCCGCTTGTGGGGCTGGGGATCGGGGCGGCACTCGCCCTGGTCTACAGCCTTGCATCGCTGGTCTTTCCCCCGCTGGTCGCCGCGCTGATTACGGTTGCGCTTGGCGTCCGGCTGACCGGCGCGCTGCACGAGGACGGCTTGGCCGATCTGGCTGATGGGCTGGGCGGGGGTGCGACCCGCGCGCGCGTCCTCGAAATCATGCGCGACAGCCGGATCGGCACCTATGGAGTTGTGACGCTGGCCCTTGTTCTGGGCCTTAAGGTTGCGGCTCTGGCCCATCTCGACGGCGCGCTTGCCGCCGCCACGCTTGTCGCTGCGCATGGTCTCAGCCGGTTGGCGGCCCTTGTCCTGTTGCTGCGCCTGCCCTACGCGCGGCCCGAAGGAAAGGCCGAGTTCACGCAGGCCGGGCCGGGGCCGGGGGGGCTGCGTCTGGCGCTGGCCACCGGGGCGCTGGGGTTGGTGGGGCTTGGCCTTGTCGCGGGGCCTTGGCCCGCGCTGACAGCGGGCTTGGCCGCGACTGCCGTGTTCCTCTGGCTCGAGCGCCTGTTGAAGCGCCGCCTTGGCGGGCAGACGGGCGATGCGCTGGGGGCGGTGCAACAGCTGACGGAAACCGCGATCCTGCTTGGCGTTCTGGCCTGGGTCTGA